Proteins from a genomic interval of Rhipicephalus microplus isolate Deutch F79 chromosome 6, USDA_Rmic, whole genome shotgun sequence:
- the LOC142765058 gene encoding disintegrin and metalloproteinase domain-containing protein 10-like yields the protein MGRGQRSQQWLLPWQLLVALCVQCGGGELSDFVSRFERVRMQAFSVPPTRSVDAMDVAADSQGGYRVSFMAYGQHFNLSLAEDPRHVNRIPVFVHNTSGVSKVAYEADYSLYIGRLEDNPRSEVMGYFRDGVFDGVIRTENNVYFVEPADNFFLEKQNYDAVVYSGMEVMTPDCVAMKGGARACFQNTTRAAIGPSKKLQRLSADADLLTRMSAQRMRSSTSGASSGLRVCGVELLADHTFFRSRSRNVNLVVQEMILHLHYADLVFRNTDFQLPFRVGLIPEKVTIFTEPSSKGYPLGQEDLLAKDYLASFSFYVQRHCLVVGFSHRPFESNTLGISFVANPDPEGPVGGICELPMRFIDQDTIHSFNIASITTSTSNRKRVPHGVSFGTVTHEIGHSFGSPHDPAADPACHPIGKSGFFIMVKYSVDGSLPNHRAFSPCSVRDMRKVLGAKGTCLAEDGARCGNGIIEPGEECDCGSEATCDTLDPCCSPAPSGPQLHEALVPPQTDLPCTVRRAGGSTCSPRSSACCSDQCGATLLRSASNSSCRPFDECMASGVCDDKGVCQALTARADGYPCRGTKKTCRQGKCQSTPCRDRGLLDCVCVDEGRFGNDECHICCRNGSRGACLPAIEHGLKSLDGRLFVQRSDFFCHGRRGQCDGFGMCIVSPTISHSSGKSAARTLSTPVANFVSLILLPPLLGRL from the coding sequence ATGGGCCGGGGCCAGCGGTCGCAGCAATGGCTGCTTCCATGGCAGCTGCTCGTAGCGCTGTGCGTGCAATGCGGCGGCGGCGAACTGAGCGACTTCGTGAGCCGCTTCGAGCGCGTTCGCATGCAGGCGTTTAGCGTGCCACCCACCCGCAGCGTAGATGCCATGGACGTGGCGGCCGACTCCCAGGGCGGCTACCGGGTCTCCTTCATGGCCTACGGTCAGCACTTCAACCTGTCCCTCGCCGAAGACCCGCGCCACGTGAACCGCATCCCGGTATTTGTGCACAACACGAGCGGCGTGTCGAAAGTGGCCTACGAGGCCGACTACAGCCTCTACATCGGTCGCCTTGAGGACAACCCACGCTCCGAGGTGATGGGCTACTTCCGGGACGGCGTCTTCGACGGAGTCATACGTACCGAGAACAACGTCTATTTCGTCGAGCCGGCCGACAACTTCTTCCTAGAAAAGCAAAACTACGACGCGGTCGTCTACTCCGGCATGGAGGTCATGACGCCCGACTGTGTCGCCATGAAAGGCGGAGCTCGTGCCTGCTTCCAGAACACGACTCGCGCGGCCATCGGTCCGTCGAAGAAACTGCAGCGGTTGTCGGCCGACGCGGACCTCCTGACGCGCATGAGCGCGCAGAGGATGCGGTCCTCGACGAGCGGCGCTTCGTCGGGCCTGCGCGTCTGCGGTGTCGAGTTACTGGCCGACCACACGTTCTTTCGGTCGCGCAGCCGCAACGTCAACCTCGTGGTGCAGGAGATGATCCTGCACCTGCACTACGCCGACCTGGTCTTCCGTAACACCGACTTCCAGCTGCCGTTCCGCGTCGGACTAATCCCCGAGAAGGTGACCATATTCACCGAGCCCAGCAGTAAGGGCTACCCCTTGGGCCAGGAAGACCTGTTGGCCAAGGACTACCTGGCGAGCTTCTCCTTCTACGTGCAGCGACACTGTCTCGTCGTGGGCTTCTCGCACCGTCCTTTCGAGAGCAACACGCTGGGCATCTCGTTCGTGGCCAACCCGGACCCCGAGGGCCCCGTCGGGGGCATCTGCGAGCTGCCCATGCGCTTCATCGACCAGGACACCATACACAGCTTCAACATCGCCTCCATCACGACGAGCACGTCGAACCGCAAGCGGGTGCCGCACGGAGTCTCGTTCGGCACGGTGACGCACGAGATCGGCCACAGCTTCGGCTCGCCTCACGATCCGGCCGCCGATCCGGCGTGTCATCCGATCGGAAAGTCGGGCTTCTTCATCATGGTCAAGTACTCGGTCGACGGCTCCCTTCCCAATCACCGGGCTTTCTCCCCGTGCTCGGTGCGCGACATGCGCAAGGTGCTGGGCGCCAAGGGCACCTGCCTCGCCGAAGACGGCGCGCGCTGCGGCAACGGCATCATCGAGCCGGGAGAGGAGTGCGACTGCGGCTCGGAGGCCACCTGCGACACCCTAGACCCGTGCTGCTCGCCGGCGCCTTCCGGGCCGCAACTCCACGAGGCCCTGGTGCCGCCGCAGACGGACCTGCCTTGCACCGTGAGGCGCGCCGGCGGTTCCACGTGCTCCCCGCGGTCGTCGGCCTGCTGCAGCGACCAGTGCGGCGCCACGCTGCTGCGCTCCGCGTCCAACTCGTCGTGCCGACCTTTCGACGAGTGCATGGCGTCCGGCGTCTGCGACGACAAGGGCGTGTGCCAGGCGCTGACGGCGCGCGCCGACGGTTATCCGTGCCGCGGAACCAAGAAGACTTGCCGACAGGGCAAGTGCCAGTCCACCCCGTGCCGGGACCGGGGACTGCTGGACTGCGTGTGCGTGGACGAAGGGCGGTTCGGCAACGACGAGTGCCACATCTGCTGCCGCAACGGCTCTCGCGGCGCCTGCCTGCCCGCCATCGAGCACGGCCTCAAGTCGCTCGACGGCCGCCTCTTCGTCCAGCGCTCGGACTTCTTCTGCCACGGCCGGCGCGGACAATGCGACGGGTTCGGCATGTGCATCGTGTCGCCCACGATATCGCACAGTAGCGGCAAGTCGGCGGCGCGGACGCTGTCGACGCCCGTGGCGAACTTCGTGTCGCTCATTCTTCTGCCGCCGTTATTGGGCAggctataa